In the Candidatus Omnitrophota bacterium genome, CCCGCAGATTCCTCCCCGCGGTGCTGCAGGGCATAGAGTCCCTGGTAGACCATATGGCCGGCATTTTCATGATTGAAAACACCAAACAGGCCGCACGCCTCTTTGGGAGAATCGTCTTCTGCAATCTGTAGACTCAAGTCTCTCTCGGAACTCACGCGCCCAAGGCCTCCTTTAAGGCATTTCCCCAGGTATCCCGCAGCAACTTTAAATCAAGTTGCAGCAAACCGCGGATCTCCAGTTTTGTGCCGCCCACTTCACCCAACTCCCTGCAGTCAACACCCGCTTCCGCAGCCAACGTCTCGATACGCCCAGCCTGGCCCGGAGAACAACTCATGATAACGCGTGTCGCAGATTCCCCAAAGAGGAGCTCATCGGCGCGGCTTCCTCCAAGGCCCAGAATTTCCAGGTCCACCACCGCACCCAAATACTGTTTGGATTCCGAAATACAGGACTCGGTCAGAGCCACGGCCAAACCGCCTTCCGATACATCGTGCATGGAGGAAACCAAACCCTCCTTAGCCAAGTTCACCAGGAGCCTGTGCAACGCCCTTTCAGCCTTGAGGTCCAAGCGCGCGGGCACGCCTTCCTTGAGACCGCACACCCAACGCAGATACTCGGAGGCACCCAGAACGGGTTTGCCGCTGCCAAGCAAATAAATGCGGTCCCCTTTATTCCGAAAATGAGAACGCACCGGATCGTAACCCGAGATCACCCCCACGGCAGCAATCATGGGTGTGGGATCGATCGCGCCGACCGGCGACTCGTTGTAGAAACTGACATTCCCGCCTGTCACGGGAATCTCCCAGGCCTTGCACACGTCCGCAATACCCTGGACACAACCGGAGAACTGCCAAAAAACTTCCGGGTCTTCGGGATTGCCGAAGTTCAGACAATCCGTGAGCCCCACAGGAACCGCCCCCGCACAAGCCAGGTTGCGCAGGCTTTCAACCGTGGTCAGACGAGCGCCCTCATAGGGATCTTGAACACAGTAAGTCCCGTTGCCGTCCATGCTCATCGCAAGTTTAATATCCGTGCCCTTGAGCCGAAGCACCGCGGCATCCGCACCGGGGAGGACCTCTGTATTCGTCTGCACCATATGATCGTACTGCTCCCAGACCCAACGCTTGGAGGCCACGGTCGGACTCTGCAAAAGTTTCAATAGAGCCTTTCCCGCGTCTTCGGGAAGGGCTAAGGCATCCGGCTTCCAGCGGCGCTTTGCCTCCTGGCCCTTGGGCATTTTGCTCGGACGGTGATAGACCGGAGCTTCATCCGTAAGGGAGTTGACCGGCACATCCGCCACCAACTCACCGTTCTCAAAAACGCGCATCCGGTTGCCTTCCGTAATCTCGCCGATTTCCACGGCCTCGAGCCCCCACTTCCGGAAGAGCTCCAGGACCGGGGCTTCCTTGCCGCGCTCCACAATCAAAAGCATCCGTTCCTGGGATTCGGACAACAGGACTTCATAGGGGGTCATGCCGGTCTCGCGGCGAGGCACCTTGGCCACATCAATTTCCACTCCGCAACCGCCGCGGCTCGCAGTCTCGGAAACCGAACAAGTCAATCCTGCGGCCCCCATGTCCTGAATGCCCACGACCACGCCGGTGCGCAGAGCCTCGAGTGAGGCCTCAATCAAAAGTTTTTCAGTAAACGGATCTCCCACTTGCACAGCCGGGCGATCCTCGTGGGATTCCTCGGTGAGTTCGCGCGAAGCAAAGCTCGCCCCGCCCAGGCCGTCGCGTCCCGTGGCAGGCCCCACATAGATGAGCGGATTGCCCACCCCGGTGGCTGCGCCGCGCGCCAAGTCCTCGTGCCGCACCAAACCCAGGCAAAAGGCGTTAACCAAGGGATTGCCCTCATAGGTCGGATCGCATGCCAGGTCTCCCCCGATGGTGGGGACGCCCACGCAGTTGCCGTAACCGGCAATGCCCGAAACCACGCCCTCCAACAGATGCTGTGATTGGGAGCTCTTCAAATCCCCGAAGCGTAAGGAATCCATGGCAGCGATCGGACGGGCGCCCATGGTAAAGATGTCGCGGATAATCCCGCCCACGCCTGTGGCCGCACCTTGGTAAGGCTCGACCGCACTCGGGTGATTGTGGCTTTCCACCTTAAAGACCACAGCCAGGCCATGGCCGATATCCACGGCTCCGGCATTTTCCTCCCCGGCTTTGATCAAAACTCCGGCGCCTGTGGTTGGGAACTGTCTGAGGAGCACCCGGGAACTTTTGTAAGAGCAGTGCTCGCTCCACATCACACTGTACAGTCCAAGCTCGGTGATATTGGGCTCGCGGCCGAGAATCTCGACAATCCGCTCGTATTCGTCGGGAGTCAGACCATGGTCCTTGATGATCTGTGGAGTAATGGTTTGGGTTTTCATTGATTCTTTCAGGGACGGTTCTCGCCAACCCTTTTCATCGCAAGTGATTGTGTGAGAACCGTCCCCGGCTCCCTGAGCTAAAGTCCCCTAAACAGCGTTTTTCCGTCTGTACCGCCCAATATGGTTTCGGCCATGCGCTCGGGGTGCGGCATCAGTCCCAGCACATTTCCCTCCTTATTGCAGATACCCGCAATGGACTCCATCGAACCGTTAGGATTGGCATCCTCGGTCAATTTCCCCTGGGCATCGCAATACCGAAAACAAATCTGATCATTCTTGTGCAAGCTCTCCAGGGTACCCTTGTCCGCAAAGTAATTGCCCTCGTGGTGGGCAATCGGCATGTTCAGAACCTGCCCTTTCTTGCAAGCCGCGGTAAAGGGCGAACGCACCGTCTCCACCCGCACACTGACCTCGCGGCAAATAAACTTGAGATCTTTGTTGGGAAGCAGGGCCCCGGGCAAAAGGCCGGCCTCAATCAAAATCTGGAATCCGTTGCAGATTCCGATCACCAGGCCGCCGCGCGCCGCATGTTCTTTGACAGCGCCGAGAATCGGGGAAAGCGAAGCCATCGCGCCGGTGCGCAGATAGTCGCCATAACTGAAGCCGCCGGGCAGCACAACCAGATCCGCACCGTTCAGGCTGCGGTCACCATGCCAAACCATGGTCGTGGGCCAACGCAAAACATTCTGCACCAAGTGTTGACAGTCCGTGTCACAATTGGAACCGGGAAAGACAACAACCGCGCTTTTCATTGAAAAGTTTTTCCGCCGGGCAAAACATCAATGGTGTAGTCTTCAATCACAGGATTGGCCAGGAGCTTGTCGCACATCTCCTGCACCGTCTTTGAGGCATTTGAGGAGGCCTGGCTGAGTTCAACCTCAATGAGTTTGCCCACCCGCACCCCTTCGACTCCTTCAAAACCCAGGGTCTTGAGGGCGCGCTGCACTGCCTGGCCCTGAGGGTCTGACACGGAGGGCTTGAGCCGGACAAGGACCTTGGCCTTCACTGTTTCATTAGCGCTCGCGCACACGTTTGAGTACCTCCTGATACGCTTCTTCCACCTTGCCGAGATCTCTGCGAAAGCGATCCTTATCGAGCTTCTCGCCGGTCTTCATGTCCCAAAGCCGGCAGGTATCAGGGGAAATCTCATCGCCTAGATAAATCTTCCCGCTTTTATCCTTGCCGAACTCTAATTTGTAATCCACGAGCTCCAAGCCTGCCGCCGCAAAAAATTCAATTAATGTCTTGTTCACAATCCACGTAAGGCGCTTGACTTCCTCAACCTCTTCAGGGGTTGCCAATTTCATGGCCTGAATGTGATCGTCATTCATCAGGGGGTCGCCGCAGGCATCGCTCTTGTAATGCCACTCCAAAACAGGGGTCTGCAAGACGGTGCCTTCCGGAATATCAAAGGCTTTGGCCATACCCCCGGCCACCCGGTTGCGAACCGTCACTTCAATCAAAAAAATCTCGAGCTTGCGCGTCAAAAGTTCCCGCGGCCCCTCCAAGCTAAGGAAATGCGTGGGCACGCCCACCTCTTCCAAGAGTTGGAACAGCGCGGCGGAAATTTCAGCATTGACCTCGCCCTTGCCCTTAATACTGCCCTTCTTCTGCGCATTAAAGGCCGTGGCATCGTCCTTAAAATACTGAAGCACCGAGTTCGGGTCCTCGGTTGCATAAACGATTTTGGCTTTGCCTTCGTAGAGTTTTTCAGCAGTCTTCATTCAAGAATCCTCCAAACCGACCTTCTTGAAGATGCGGTTGACGTGACGCAAATGCGGTTTGAGATCAAAACACTTCTGGACTTCCCGCCGAGTCAAATGCTGGGTAATCTTAGGATCTTCCAACAGTCGCTCGCTCAAGTGGCCACCCTGCTTCCAAACCCACATCGCACTCTTCTGAACGGTCTTGTAAGCCTCCTGGCGTGACACACCCTTGCCGACCAAGGCCAACATCACTTGCTGGGAAAAGAGTAGCCCGCGCGTGCGCTCGAGATTGGCAAGCATGTTCCGGGGATAAACCTGCAAACCGCTAATCACGCGAGTGGCCTCGCGCAGCATGCAGTCCAAAGCAATGGTGC is a window encoding:
- the purL gene encoding phosphoribosylformylglycinamidine synthase subunit PurL encodes the protein MKTQTITPQIIKDHGLTPDEYERIVEILGREPNITELGLYSVMWSEHCSYKSSRVLLRQFPTTGAGVLIKAGEENAGAVDIGHGLAVVFKVESHNHPSAVEPYQGAATGVGGIIRDIFTMGARPIAAMDSLRFGDLKSSQSQHLLEGVVSGIAGYGNCVGVPTIGGDLACDPTYEGNPLVNAFCLGLVRHEDLARGAATGVGNPLIYVGPATGRDGLGGASFASRELTEESHEDRPAVQVGDPFTEKLLIEASLEALRTGVVVGIQDMGAAGLTCSVSETASRGGCGVEIDVAKVPRRETGMTPYEVLLSESQERMLLIVERGKEAPVLELFRKWGLEAVEIGEITEGNRMRVFENGELVADVPVNSLTDEAPVYHRPSKMPKGQEAKRRWKPDALALPEDAGKALLKLLQSPTVASKRWVWEQYDHMVQTNTEVLPGADAAVLRLKGTDIKLAMSMDGNGTYCVQDPYEGARLTTVESLRNLACAGAVPVGLTDCLNFGNPEDPEVFWQFSGCVQGIADVCKAWEIPVTGGNVSFYNESPVGAIDPTPMIAAVGVISGYDPVRSHFRNKGDRIYLLGSGKPVLGASEYLRWVCGLKEGVPARLDLKAERALHRLLVNLAKEGLVSSMHDVSEGGLAVALTESCISESKQYLGAVVDLEILGLGGSRADELLFGESATRVIMSCSPGQAGRIETLAAEAGVDCRELGEVGGTKLEIRGLLQLDLKLLRDTWGNALKEALGA
- the purQ gene encoding phosphoribosylformylglycinamidine synthase subunit PurQ, encoding MKSAVVVFPGSNCDTDCQHLVQNVLRWPTTMVWHGDRSLNGADLVVLPGGFSYGDYLRTGAMASLSPILGAVKEHAARGGLVIGICNGFQILIEAGLLPGALLPNKDLKFICREVSVRVETVRSPFTAACKKGQVLNMPIAHHEGNYFADKGTLESLHKNDQICFRYCDAQGKLTEDANPNGSMESIAGICNKEGNVLGLMPHPERMAETILGGTDGKTLFRGL
- the purS gene encoding phosphoribosylformylglycinamidine synthase subunit PurS yields the protein MKAKVLVRLKPSVSDPQGQAVQRALKTLGFEGVEGVRVGKLIEVELSQASSNASKTVQEMCDKLLANPVIEDYTIDVLPGGKTFQ
- a CDS encoding phosphoribosylaminoimidazolesuccinocarboxamide synthase, translated to MKTAEKLYEGKAKIVYATEDPNSVLQYFKDDATAFNAQKKGSIKGKGEVNAEISAALFQLLEEVGVPTHFLSLEGPRELLTRKLEIFLIEVTVRNRVAGGMAKAFDIPEGTVLQTPVLEWHYKSDACGDPLMNDDHIQAMKLATPEEVEEVKRLTWIVNKTLIEFFAAAGLELVDYKLEFGKDKSGKIYLGDEISPDTCRLWDMKTGEKLDKDRFRRDLGKVEEAYQEVLKRVRER
- a CDS encoding adenylosuccinate lyase, whose product is MPHKRNPVACERICGMARLLRGNAQVALENQALWHQRDISHSSAERVILPDSTIALDCMLREATRVISGLQVYPRNMLANLERTRGLLFSQQVMLALVGKGVSRQEAYKTVQKSAMWVWKQGGHLSERLLEDPKITQHLTRREVQKCFDLKPHLRHVNRIFKKVGLEDS